Proteins co-encoded in one Medicago truncatula cultivar Jemalong A17 chromosome 8, MtrunA17r5.0-ANR, whole genome shotgun sequence genomic window:
- the LOC25502058 gene encoding cytochrome P450 86A22, with product MDASNALMILTAIAAYLIWFSFITRSLKGPRVWPLLGSLPGLIHHANRMHDWIADNLRACGGTYQTCICAVPFLARKQCLVTVTCDPKNLEHILKLRFDNYPKGPTWQSVFHDLLGEGIFNSDGDMWLFQRKTAALEFTTRTLRQAMARWVSRAIKYRFCPILATAQEEKNPVDLQDLLLRLTFDNICGLAFGQDPQTLSVGLPENDFALSFDRATEATLHRFILPEIVWKLKKMFRLGMEVSLSRSLKHIHKYLSNIIQHRKFELESGSGALNDDLLSRFMKKKEKYSEEFLQHVALNFILAGRDTSSVALSWFFWLCMKNPEVEEKILIELCTVLMETRGGDLSKWTDEPLAFEEVDRLVYLKAALSETLRLYPSVPQDSKHVVNDDVLPNGTFVPAGSMVTYSIYSVGRMKFIWGEDCLEFKPERWFSTDGEKMQSSYKFVSFNAGPRICLGKDLAYLQMKSIAAAVLLRHRLEVVPGHCVEQKMSLTLFMKYGLKVNVHPRDLTPVLEKITSK from the coding sequence ATGGATGCATCAAATGCTTTAATGATCTTAACCGCTATAGCGGCGTATTTAATATGGTTTTCATTCATCACACGTTCACTTAAAGGTCCACGTGTCTGGCCCTTATTGGGTAGTTTACCTGGTCTCATCCACCATGCAAACCGCATGCACGACTGGATCGCTGATAATCTCCGCGCGTGTGGCGGCACGTACCAAACATGCATCTGCGCCGTTCCTTTCCTCGCCAGAAAACAGTGTCTCGTGACTGTCACGTGTGATCCAAAGAACCTCGAACACATCCTCAAACTCCGGTTCGACAATTACCCAAAAGGTCCAACATGGCAGTCAGTGTTTCATGACTTACTCGGAGAAGGTATATTTAACTCAGATGGTGACATGTGGCTGTTCCAGCGTAAAACCGCAGCACTAGAGTTCACCACTCGTACCCTACGACAAGCCATGGCTCGATGGGTTAGCCGAGCCATAAAGTATAGATTCTGTCCAATTTTAGCGACggcacaagaagaaaaaaacccgGTTGATCTTCAAGACCTTCTCCTACGCCTCACTTTCGACAACATATGTGGCTTGGCTTTCGGTCAAGATCCACAAACACTGTCTGTGGGTCTTCCCGAAAATGATTTCGCGCTTTCTTTTGATCGCGCCACTGAAGCCACACTCCACCGATTCATATTACCTGAGATTGTTTGGAAGCTGAAGAAAATGTTCCGCTTAGGAATGGAAGTGAGCTTAAGCCGAAGTCTTAAACATATCCACAAATATCTCTctaacatcattcaacaccgaaAATTTGAACTAGAGAGTGGAAGTGGGGCTCTAAACGACGATTTGCTCTCGCGtttcatgaagaaaaaagaaaaatattctgAAGAGTTTCTTCAACATGTGGCTCTTAATTTCATACTTGCTGGACGTGACACATCATCCGTGGCTCTAAGCTGGTTTTTCTGGCTCTGTATGAAAAATCCAGAAGTAGAGGAAAAAATTCTGATAGAACTCTGCACCGTTTTGATGGAGACACGTGGCGGTGATCTTTCAAAATGGACAGATGAACCTCTTGCTTTTGAGGAAGTTGATCGTTTGGTTTATCTAAAAGCTGCATTGTCCGAGACTTTACGACTTTACCCTTCCGTGCCGCAGGATTCAAAGCATGTGGTGAATGACGATGTTTTACCAAACGGAACATTTGTTCCGGCTGGTTCTATGGTGACATATTCGATTTACTCGGTTGGGAGGATGAAGTTCATTTGGGGAGAAGATTGTCTTGAGTTTAAACCTGAACGATGGTTTTCAACCGACGGTGAAAAGATGCAGAGTTCTTACAAGTTTGTTTCGTTTAATGCGGGGCCAAGGATTTGTTTGGGGAAGGATTTAGCTTATTTGCAGATGAAGTCCATTGCTGCTGCTGTGCTTCTGCGCCATCGTCTCGAGGTTGTGCCGGGGCACTGCGTTGAACAGAAGATGTCGTTGACGTTGTTCATGAAGTATGGACTGAAGGTGAATGTACACCCTAGGGATCTCACGCCAGTGCTGGAAAAGATAACAAGCAAGTAA
- the LOC25502059 gene encoding pentatricopeptide repeat-containing protein At4g38150, which yields MTPLLVRRVNKIEGLASLLNSKQILSPWLIAIRHFSFNDNRGGRKASAGESDDEFFRQRSFNDNGGNRNEEGFGVQQLSEELNQTRVLRGQKPSNRPPLHSQEYDRGGRRPKFDGNRGNRSSQIDHGFQGRNVDETGRDGGRRGNKSLQIDLGFQGRNFDETDRDGGRRGNKSSQIDLGLQGRNVAETVRDGGQSGDSFLDKYKLGFDDEVGSKSDVEASSQLEEARAVNSSNSNEPAQQSMPQDADEIFKKMKETGLIPNAVAMLDGLCKDGNVQEALKLFGLMREKGTIPEIVIYTAVVEGYTKAHKADDAIRIFRKMQSNGILPNAFSYTVLIQGLYKCSRLQDAVEFCVEMLEAGHSLNVTTFVGLVDGFCKENGIEEAKGVIKTLTGKGFAFDEKAVRVFLDKKAPFSASIWEAIFGKKAPQMPF from the coding sequence ATGACACCATTGTTAGTTCGTAGGGTTAATAAAATTGAAGGGTTAGCCTCCCTTTTAAATTCTAAACAAATTTTGTCTCCATGGCTTATTGCTATTCGCCATTTTAGCTTTAATGATAACCGTGGTGGCCGTAAAGCTTCTGCCGGAGAATCTGACGATGAATTTTTTCGTCAACGGAGTTTTAATGATAATGGTGGCAATAGAAATGAGGAAGGTTTTGGTGTTCAACAACTTTCGGAGGAATTGAATCAAACTAGGGTTTTGAGAGGTCAAAAGCCAAGTAATCGACCTCCTTTGCATTCCCAAGAATACGATCGAGGTGGCCGTCGTCCGAAATTTGATGGAAACCGTGGCAATAGATCATCGCAAATTGATCATGGATTTCAAGGAAGAAATGTTGATGAAACTGGTAGAGATGGTGGTCGTAGAGGCAATAAATCTTTGCAAATTGATCTTGGATTTCAGGGTAGAAATTTTGATGAAACTGATAGAGATGGTGGTCGTCGTGGCAATAAATCTTCGCAAATTGATCTTGGACTTCAGGGTAGAAATGTTGCTGAAACTGTTAGAGATGGTGGTCAGTCAGGAGATAGTTTTCTCGATAAGtataagcttggttttgatgatGAAGTAGGGAGTAAATCAGATGTTGAAGCAAGCAGCCAATTGGAAGAAGCAAGGGCGGTGAATTCGTCAAATTCAAATGAACCAGCGCAACAGTCTATGCCTCAAGATGCTGATGAGATTTtcaagaagatgaaggaaactGGTCTTATACCTAATGCAGTGGCTATGCTTGATGGTTTATGTAAAGATGGTAATGTTCAAGAAGCTCTGAAGCTTTTCGGTTTGATGCGGGAAAAGGGAACGATTCCGGAGATTGTCATTTACACTGCTGTAGTGGAGGGATACACAAAGGCACACAAGGCAGATGATGCTATAAGGATTTTCAGGAAAATGCAGAGTAATGGCATTTTGCCGAATGCTTTTAGTTACACTGTTCTTATACAAGGACTCTATAAATGTAGCAGATTACAGGATGCTGTTGAATTTTGTGTAGAGATGTTAGAAGCAGGCCATTCTCTAAACGTGACGACTTTCGTTGGCTTGGTAGATGGTTTTTGCAAAGAAAATGGAATTGAAGAAGCAAAAGGTGTTATCAAGACATTAACAGGAAAGGGTTTTGCTTTTGACGAGAAAGCTGTTAGGGTGTTTTTGGACAAGAAAGCACCATTTTCAGCCTCCATTTGGGAGGCCATCTTTGGGAAGAAAGCTCCACAGATGccattttaa